One Canis lupus familiaris isolate Mischka breed German Shepherd chromosome 20, alternate assembly UU_Cfam_GSD_1.0, whole genome shotgun sequence genomic region harbors:
- the TMED1 gene encoding transmembrane emp24 domain-containing protein 1 isoform X3, which produces MAAGAALALALWLLLPPMGVEGAGPPPIQDGEFTFLLPAGRKQCFYQSAPANASLETEYQVVIGGAGLDVDFTLESPQGVLLVSESRKADGVHTVEPTEAGDYKLCFDNSFSTISDKLVFFELIFDSLQDDEEVEGWAEAVEPEEMLDVKMEDIKESIETMKTRLERSIQMLTLLRAFEARDRNLQEGNLERVNFWSAVNVAVLLLVAVLQVCTLKRFFQDKRPVPT; this is translated from the exons ATGGCGGCCGGAGCGGCCCTAGCCTTGGCACTGTGGCTACTACTGCCGCCAATGGGGGTTGAGGGGGCAGGTCCCCCGCCGATCCAGGACGGCGAGTTCACGTTCCTGCTGCCCGCGGGGAGGAAGCAGTGTTTCTATCAGTCTGCGCCGGCCAATGCAAGCCTCGAGACCGAGTACCAGGTA GTGATCGGAGGTGCTGGACTGGACGTGGATTTCACCCTGGAGAGCCCTCAGGGCGTGCTGCTGGTCAGCGAGTCCCGCAAGGCAGATGGGGTGCACAC ggtggagcccacGGAGGCTGGGGACTACAAGCTGTGCTTTGACAACTCCTTCAGCACAATCTCCGATAAGCTGGTGTTCTTCGAACTCATTTTTGACAGCCTGCAGGATGACGAGGAGGTCgagggctgggcagaggctgTGGAGCCTGAGGAGATGCTGGATGTGAAGATGGAGGACATCAAG GAGTCCATCGAGACCATGAAGACCCGGCTGGAGCGTAGCATCCAGATGCTGACGCTGTTGCGGGCCTTCGAGGCACGTGACCGCAACCTGCAGGAGGGCAACCTGGAGCGGGTCAACTTCTGGTCTGCCGTGAACGTGGCCGTGCTGCTGCTGGTGGCCGTGCTCCAGGTGTGCACGCTCAAGCGCTTCTTCCAGGACAAGCGCCCTGTGCCCACGTAG
- the C20H19orf38 gene encoding protein HIDE1 isoform X2: MPWTVLLFAAGSLAIPAPSILLVPPHPSSQEDPIHIACVAPVGFPGANFTLYRGGQVVQFLQASADQLRVTFNVTGGDREAPGATFCCQYGVLAEHRQERLSDLSKPLQVSFPGSTIGLGGGCHLTPLAEAHRTLRLPVTGNLTQTGFSNKRECAGLPNQSRFAALASGMAGSRCSIQVLKDVRNHLPALSTAFFCVLFSGKPSSSWCQNCAQWLQKYILPACWPEE; this comes from the exons ATGCCCTGGACTGTCCTGCTCTTTGCAGCCG GTTCCTTGGCAATCCCAGCGCCGTCCATCCTGCTGGTGCCCCCACACCCCAGCAGCCAAGAAGACCCCATCCACATTGCCTGTGTCGCCCCTGTGGGCTTCCCGGGGGCAAATTTCACACTGTACCGTGGAGGGCAGGTGGTCCAGTTCCTGCAGGCATCCGCAGACCAGCTTAGGGTCACTTTCAACGTGACTGGAGGTGACAGGGAGGCTCCAGGGGCCACATTTTGCTGCCAGTATGGAGTGCTGGCTGAGCACAGGCAGGAGCGGCTGTCGGACCTCAGCAAGCCCTTGCAAGTGTCCTTCCCAG GGTCCACCATAGGGCTGGGGGGTGGATGTCATCTGACCCCCCTGGCTGAAGCCCACAGGACTCTCAGGCTGCCAGTAACGGGAAACCTGACTCAAACTGGCTTCAGCAACAAAAGAGAATGTGCTGGTTTGCCAAACCAAAGTCGGTTTGCAGCGctggcttcaggcatggctggatccaggtgctCAATCCAGGTGCTCAAAGATGTCAGGAATCATTTGCCAGCTCTCAGCACTGCTTTCTTCTGTGTCTTATTCTCAGGCAAGCCCTCCTCTTCCTGGTGTCAAAATTGTGCCCAGTGGCTCCAGAAGTATATCCTACCAGCTTGCTGGCCAGAGGAGTAA
- the TMED1 gene encoding transmembrane emp24 domain-containing protein 1 isoform X4 translates to MAAGAALALALWLLLPPMGVEGAGPPPIQDGEFTFLLPAGRKQCFYQSAPANASLETEYQVIGGAGLDVDFTLESPQGVLLVSESRKADGVHTVEPTEAGDYKLCFDNSFSTISDKLVFFELIFDSLQDDEEVEGWAEAVEPEEMLDVKMEDIKESIETMKTRLERSIQMLTLLRAFEARDRNLQEGNLERVNFWSAVNVAVLLLVAVLQVCTLKRFFQDKRPVPT, encoded by the exons ATGGCGGCCGGAGCGGCCCTAGCCTTGGCACTGTGGCTACTACTGCCGCCAATGGGGGTTGAGGGGGCAGGTCCCCCGCCGATCCAGGACGGCGAGTTCACGTTCCTGCTGCCCGCGGGGAGGAAGCAGTGTTTCTATCAGTCTGCGCCGGCCAATGCAAGCCTCGAGACCGAGTACCAG GTGATCGGAGGTGCTGGACTGGACGTGGATTTCACCCTGGAGAGCCCTCAGGGCGTGCTGCTGGTCAGCGAGTCCCGCAAGGCAGATGGGGTGCACAC ggtggagcccacGGAGGCTGGGGACTACAAGCTGTGCTTTGACAACTCCTTCAGCACAATCTCCGATAAGCTGGTGTTCTTCGAACTCATTTTTGACAGCCTGCAGGATGACGAGGAGGTCgagggctgggcagaggctgTGGAGCCTGAGGAGATGCTGGATGTGAAGATGGAGGACATCAAG GAGTCCATCGAGACCATGAAGACCCGGCTGGAGCGTAGCATCCAGATGCTGACGCTGTTGCGGGCCTTCGAGGCACGTGACCGCAACCTGCAGGAGGGCAACCTGGAGCGGGTCAACTTCTGGTCTGCCGTGAACGTGGCCGTGCTGCTGCTGGTGGCCGTGCTCCAGGTGTGCACGCTCAAGCGCTTCTTCCAGGACAAGCGCCCTGTGCCCACGTAG